Proteins encoded together in one Lachnospiraceae bacterium JLR.KK008 window:
- the rpsF gene encoding 30S ribosomal protein S6 — protein MNKYELAVVVSAKVEDDERAAVVDKCKGLIERFGGTITNVDEWGKKRLAYEIQKMKEAFYYFIQFDAESTVPAEIESRVRIMDNVIRYLCVRQDEA, from the coding sequence ATGAACAAGTATGAATTAGCCGTTGTTGTCAGCGCGAAGGTCGAAGACGATGAGAGAGCAGCCGTAGTGGACAAGTGTAAAGGGCTTATCGAGAGATTCGGTGGGACGATTACAAATGTAGACGAGTGGGGCAAGAAGAGATTGGCTTACGAGATTCAGAAAATGAAAGAAGCATTCTACTATTTCATTCAATTTGACGCTGAATCGACTGTTCCGGCAGAGATCGAATCCCGTGTCCGCATTATGGACAATGTGATCAGATATTTATGCGTTAGACAAGACGAGGCATAA
- a CDS encoding PD-(D/E)XK nuclease family transposase has translation MTNNLQQYFPMIRTKEDILSEVNSNRKLMNRFYSWTREQRKEFLDFCTGAKGVKVLYDSFSKEVLNPENTPERLEDFLSLLIKRSVKILYTLPNDSTRIADESSLIITDIVVELEDGSIANVEVQKIGYKFPGERSACYSADMLLRQYKRVRDTRKRNFSYEDIKSIYTIVIFERCDASFREYPNTYIHYFEQCSDSGLKLELLQKYIFIPLDIFKKNRHNKPIENRLEAWLAFFSEDDPKRIAELIAAFPEFKFMYEDIYRICQNMEEVMGIFSEELRILDRNTVQLMIDEMQDELDSKRLEYALQKDEIQSLNAKLQHQENEKMELSAEINSRREEVNVLNMELSERRGEVEALNGELSERRGEVEALNEELSERREKVETLSTELAVGKEKINALNTELERINILNRKLVEENRIDDIVKASTNEAFRMQLLKEFGI, from the coding sequence ATGACAAATAATTTACAGCAGTATTTTCCCATGATTCGTACAAAAGAAGACATTCTTTCAGAGGTCAATAGTAACAGAAAGTTAATGAATCGTTTTTACAGTTGGACAAGAGAACAAAGAAAGGAATTTCTTGATTTTTGTACAGGAGCAAAAGGAGTAAAGGTTTTATATGATTCCTTTAGTAAAGAAGTATTGAATCCTGAAAATACGCCGGAAAGATTAGAAGATTTTTTATCTCTTTTAATAAAGCGATCTGTCAAAATTTTGTATACACTTCCAAACGACTCTACACGCATTGCTGATGAAAGTTCTCTTATAATTACGGATATTGTAGTAGAGTTGGAGGATGGCAGTATTGCCAACGTTGAGGTGCAGAAAATAGGTTATAAGTTTCCGGGAGAGAGAAGTGCGTGTTATTCTGCAGACATGCTGCTGAGACAATATAAACGGGTACGGGATACGAGAAAAAGAAATTTTAGCTATGAAGACATCAAGTCTATCTATACAATCGTAATATTTGAACGGTGTGATGCATCATTTCGAGAATATCCGAATACTTACATTCACTATTTTGAACAGTGTTCTGACAGTGGACTGAAATTAGAACTACTACAAAAATACATTTTTATTCCTCTTGACATCTTTAAAAAGAATCGGCACAATAAACCTATAGAAAACAGGTTGGAGGCATGGTTGGCATTTTTTAGCGAGGACGATCCCAAACGTATTGCAGAATTAATTGCTGCATTTCCGGAATTTAAGTTCATGTATGAAGATATTTATCGAATATGCCAGAATATGGAGGAAGTTATGGGGATTTTTTCAGAGGAACTTCGAATACTGGACAGAAATACAGTCCAGCTTATGATAGATGAAATGCAGGATGAGCTTGATTCAAAAAGGTTGGAATATGCTTTGCAAAAAGATGAAATACAGTCTTTAAATGCAAAACTTCAGCATCAGGAAAATGAAAAGATGGAGTTGAGTGCAGAAATAAACAGCCGAAGGGAAGAAGTCAATGTATTGAATATGGAGCTGTCGGAGCGCAGAGGCGAAGTAGAAGCATTGAACGGGGAGCTGTCGGAGCGCAGAGGCGAAGTAGAAGCGTTGAACGAGGAATTGTCAGAGCGTAGGGAAAAGGTGGAGACTTTGAGTACGGAGCTGGCGGTGGGTAAGGAAAAAATCAACGCTTTGAATACAGAGCTGGAGCGAATTAATATTTTGAACAGAAAACTTGTGGAGGAAAATCGCATCGATGATATAGTGAAAGCATCCACTAATGAAGCATTTCGCATGCAATTACTAAAAGAATTTGGAATTTAG
- a CDS encoding aldo/keto reductase has product MKSISDCYTLSNGLQIPCMGFGTYNEKDGDNLEINRIAIQTGYRYFDTASLYETERVLGQAVKESGIPREQFFIVSKLWIDERGYQEAKSALERTLSRLQMDYLDLYLIHWPRGAEGDTDWKEKDLETWRALEELYEEGKIKGLGLSNFLPHHLSNILDHCKIKPLVDQLEIHPGYTQEAAVRYCQENDILVQAWSPLGRSAMLENPVLKLFADKYQKSVAQICLRFLLQKGIVPLVKSSTAERMRQNQDIFTFEITEEDMSVINNMPQNAWLGEHPDFAIPKRKSNFLQ; this is encoded by the coding sequence ATGAAATCAATTAGCGATTGCTATACACTCTCTAACGGATTACAGATACCCTGTATGGGGTTTGGTACATATAATGAAAAAGATGGAGATAATTTGGAAATTAACCGTATTGCCATTCAAACAGGGTACCGGTATTTTGATACGGCATCTTTATACGAGACGGAAAGAGTACTTGGGCAGGCAGTGAAAGAAAGTGGGATTCCCAGAGAACAATTTTTTATCGTATCTAAGCTGTGGATCGATGAGAGAGGGTATCAGGAAGCGAAAAGTGCTTTAGAACGGACGTTAAGCAGGCTTCAGATGGATTATCTGGACTTGTATCTGATCCACTGGCCAAGAGGGGCAGAGGGGGATACGGACTGGAAGGAAAAGGATTTGGAGACATGGCGTGCACTGGAAGAGCTATATGAGGAGGGAAAAATAAAGGGATTGGGGCTTAGCAATTTTCTACCTCATCATCTGTCAAATATATTGGATCACTGTAAAATAAAGCCTTTGGTCGATCAGCTGGAGATTCATCCTGGATATACGCAGGAAGCTGCCGTCAGATATTGTCAGGAAAATGATATATTAGTGCAGGCGTGGAGTCCATTGGGAAGAAGCGCAATGTTGGAAAATCCGGTCTTAAAGTTGTTTGCAGATAAGTATCAAAAGTCAGTGGCACAGATTTGTCTGCGTTTTCTGTTGCAAAAGGGGATTGTTCCACTTGTAAAATCTTCGACTGCGGAGCGGATGAGACAGAATCAGGATATTTTCACTTTTGAGATCACAGAGGAAGACATGTCAGTTATAAATAATATGCCGCAGAATGCCTGGCTGGGAGAACATCCAGATTTTGCAATCCCGAAAAGGAAAAGCAATTTCTTGCAGTAA
- a CDS encoding single-stranded DNA-binding protein, whose protein sequence is MNRVILMGRLTRDPEIRYSQGENATAVARYTLAVDRRFNRNGDENNADFIGCVAFGRQAEFAERYLRKGIKMLVSGRIQTGSYTNKDGVKVYTTDVVIEDQEFAESKNASSGNEGGYSVPNSRPEQPASVVGDGFMNIPDGIDEELPFN, encoded by the coding sequence ATGAACAGAGTAATTCTTATGGGTAGACTGACAAGAGATCCTGAGATCAGATATTCTCAAGGCGAAAACGCCACTGCAGTTGCCAGATATACCTTGGCTGTAGATCGTCGTTTTAACAGAAACGGGGATGAGAACAATGCGGATTTTATCGGCTGTGTTGCATTTGGCAGGCAGGCGGAGTTTGCGGAACGATATTTGCGCAAAGGGATTAAAATGCTTGTATCCGGAAGGATTCAGACAGGCAGTTATACCAATAAGGACGGCGTGAAAGTATATACGACTGACGTAGTAATAGAAGATCAGGAATTTGCCGAGAGTAAAAATGCAAGTTCCGGGAATGAAGGCGGTTACAGCGTTCCAAATAGCAGACCGGAGCAGCCGGCTTCTGTGGTGGGAGATGGTTTTATGAATATTCCTGACGGAATAGATGAAGAGCTGCCTTTTAACTGA
- a CDS encoding DUF951 domain-containing protein, with protein MNYQVGDIVTLKKQHPCGSREWEVLRVGADFRLKCKGCGHQIMIARKLVEKNTKEISRKA; from the coding sequence ATGAATTATCAGGTAGGAGATATTGTAACATTAAAGAAGCAGCATCCTTGTGGTTCGAGGGAATGGGAAGTGTTGAGAGTTGGGGCTGATTTCAGACTGAAATGCAAGGGTTGTGGACATCAGATCATGATTGCCAGAAAACTGGTAGAAAAAAATACGAAGGAAATCAGTAGGAAGGCTTGA
- a CDS encoding NAD-dependent protein deacylase, with amino-acid sequence MSENVLEKFKKIIADTDNIVFFGGAGVSTESGIPDFRSVDGLYNQKYDYPPETILSHTFYRNHTEEFYRFYRDKMLCLSAKPNAAHLRLAQWEKEGKLKAVVTQNIDGLHQAAGSKKVLELHGSVHRNYCETCHSFYDAEYMLHSEGVPKCKCGGRIKPDVVLYEEGLDNETISESVSCISKADVLIIGGTSLAVYPAAGLIDYYRGDKLVLINKTATPKDGMADLVIQGSIGEIFSQVQ; translated from the coding sequence ATGTCAGAAAATGTTTTGGAAAAGTTCAAAAAAATCATCGCTGATACGGACAATATTGTATTTTTCGGGGGAGCCGGCGTTTCAACGGAAAGCGGTATTCCGGATTTCAGAAGTGTAGACGGTCTATACAATCAAAAATATGATTATCCGCCGGAAACGATTTTAAGCCATACATTTTACAGAAATCATACGGAAGAGTTTTACCGCTTTTACCGGGATAAAATGCTGTGTTTGTCTGCGAAACCGAATGCGGCGCATTTAAGACTGGCTCAATGGGAAAAAGAAGGAAAACTGAAGGCGGTTGTGACCCAAAACATTGACGGTCTGCATCAGGCGGCCGGGAGTAAAAAAGTATTGGAACTTCATGGCAGTGTACATCGAAACTACTGTGAAACATGTCATAGTTTTTATGATGCCGAATATATGTTACATTCTGAAGGGGTGCCGAAATGCAAGTGCGGCGGTAGAATAAAGCCTGATGTTGTATTATATGAAGAAGGCCTGGACAATGAGACAATCTCAGAGTCAGTATCGTGTATAAGCAAAGCTGATGTACTGATCATAGGAGGAACGTCGCTTGCAGTGTATCCGGCGGCAGGGTTGATTGATTATTATCGGGGAGATAAACTTGTCCTGATTAACAAGACGGCAACGCCAAAAGATGGGATGGCAGATCTGGTCATTCAGGGAAGTATAGGAGAGATTTTTTCTCAGGTTCAATAA
- the rpsR gene encoding 30S ribosomal protein S18, translating into MAFNKADKADGPMKRRGGMRRRKKVCVFCGKDNVIDYKDTNKLKRYVSERGKILPRRITGNCAKHQRALTVAIKRARHIALMPYVAE; encoded by the coding sequence ATGGCTTTTAATAAAGCGGATAAAGCGGATGGACCGATGAAACGAAGAGGCGGAATGCGCAGGAGAAAAAAAGTATGTGTATTCTGTGGGAAAGACAATGTGATCGATTACAAAGATACAAATAAATTGAAGAGATATGTATCTGAAAGAGGAAAGATTCTTCCGCGTCGTATCACTGGCAACTGTGCAAAACATCAGAGAGCTCTTACTGTAGCGATTAAGAGAGCAAGACATATCGCGCTGATGCCTTATGTTGCAGAATAA